The following proteins are encoded in a genomic region of Arcobacter suis CECT 7833:
- a CDS encoding response regulator transcription factor, protein MSINEFKNIKILFVEDEDNIRINATSYLKRLFDEVYEAKDAFEAFEIIEYKKPHIIITDINMPKINGLEMIKKIREKGLDTNIIVLSAFTQTSYLLEAIELGLVKYLVKPIRHETIYPVLTQCVKKIKNDNSNIKYFSKDCYFDMLNKILIKDNLNIKLTNKESDLLSLLCENKNQTVFYETIEAVVWNDSFMSEDAIRSVARNLRKKLPRNCLENFSKIGYKIVTLD, encoded by the coding sequence ATGAGTATAAATGAATTTAAAAATATAAAAATTTTATTTGTTGAAGATGAAGATAATATTAGAATAAATGCTACTTCATATTTAAAAAGATTATTTGATGAGGTTTATGAAGCAAAAGATGCTTTTGAAGCTTTTGAAATAATTGAGTATAAAAAACCACATATAATAATTACAGACATAAATATGCCTAAAATAAATGGTTTAGAAATGATAAAAAAAATCAGAGAAAAAGGTTTAGATACAAATATTATAGTTTTAAGTGCATTTACCCAAACTAGTTATTTATTGGAAGCTATTGAATTAGGACTTGTAAAATATTTAGTAAAACCAATTCGGCATGAAACTATTTATCCTGTTTTAACTCAATGCGTAAAAAAAATTAAAAATGATAATTCAAATATAAAATATTTTTCAAAAGATTGTTATTTTGATATGTTAAATAAAATATTAATAAAAGATAATCTAAACATAAAACTTACAAATAAAGAGTCAGATTTATTATCTTTATTATGTGAAAATAAAAATCAAACAGTTTTTTATGAAACAATTGAAGCTGTAGTTTGGAATGATTCTTTTATGAGTGAAGATGCTATTCGTTCGGTTGCTAGAAATCTAAGAAAAAAACTTCCAAGAAATTGCTTGGAGAATTTTTCTAAAATTGGATATAAAATAGTTACTTTAGATTAA
- a CDS encoding sensor histidine kinase, producing the protein MKYLILFTLFFSNLFSSDLIKDYVAEDHINFKDLSFFEYRDKQLSEFTIKFDVNLEQLKDETYYLTIVSDEKSLIYTNAIYETINDIMVIKLDKYQKKELFFKYKYKESKQAEFRWKYINNFEYKYLLKYEGILYGVAYGIIFCAFLYYLIIYFSSQTRYFLYYSIMQLFVLLTLCAFTYLSYKSYVTTLEQALTDIFETGSLLFTLLFAKEVLNTKVTMPFMNKIILILIGVNILDIFAIFIFKYSILYEYMPFYVSFFISTLAGLISVFQKNYLHIVYTLGWFIVFLFLFLTELDSIEISGIYTVHLSAPIESLIFSFALGYTLKKMVEEKNEKEKLLIHQSKLASMGEMINNIAHQWRQPLTHLGFINMNLQLAFEDEPLDKKYLKEKIEESNAQLDFMSKTIDNFRDFYKPNKQKEIFYISVAVKKALEIMEPIFESNKIEFEFNVIKDKQINAYENEYSQVILNILTNAKDVLISRQIQNPKIIISINEKNDSIITTILDNAGGIENKYINHIFDPYFTTKQKGSGIGLYMSKMIIESHFKGKIKVFNKDKGASFSIEV; encoded by the coding sequence ATGAAATATTTAATCCTTTTTACTCTTTTTTTCTCAAATCTTTTTAGCAGTGATTTAATAAAAGATTATGTTGCAGAAGATCATATAAATTTTAAAGATTTATCTTTTTTTGAATATAGAGATAAACAACTCTCAGAATTTACAATAAAATTTGATGTTAATTTAGAACAATTAAAAGATGAAACTTATTATCTGACTATAGTTTCAGATGAAAAAAGTCTAATTTATACAAATGCAATATATGAAACAATCAATGATATTATGGTAATAAAACTAGATAAATATCAAAAAAAAGAACTTTTTTTTAAATATAAATATAAAGAGTCAAAACAAGCTGAATTTCGTTGGAAATATATAAATAATTTTGAATATAAATATTTATTAAAATATGAAGGAATTTTGTATGGAGTAGCTTATGGAATAATTTTTTGTGCGTTTTTGTACTATTTGATTATCTATTTTTCTTCACAAACTCGTTATTTTTTATATTATTCAATTATGCAACTTTTTGTTCTTTTAACATTATGCGCTTTTACTTATTTAAGTTATAAATCATATGTAACAACTCTTGAACAAGCTCTCACTGATATTTTTGAAACAGGAAGTTTACTTTTTACTCTTTTATTTGCAAAGGAAGTTTTAAATACTAAAGTTACTATGCCTTTTATGAATAAAATAATATTGATTCTAATAGGAGTAAATATTCTTGATATTTTTGCTATTTTTATTTTTAAATATTCAATTTTATATGAATATATGCCATTTTATGTAAGTTTTTTTATATCAACACTTGCAGGTTTAATTTCAGTATTTCAAAAAAACTATCTTCATATAGTTTATACATTAGGTTGGTTTATTGTTTTTCTATTTCTTTTTTTAACAGAACTTGATTCAATTGAAATTAGTGGAATTTATACCGTACATCTATCAGCACCAATTGAATCTTTAATTTTTAGTTTTGCTCTTGGATACACCCTAAAAAAAATGGTTGAAGAAAAAAATGAAAAAGAAAAACTTCTAATTCATCAAAGTAAATTAGCCTCAATGGGAGAAATGATAAACAATATTGCCCATCAATGGCGACAACCTTTAACACATTTAGGTTTTATAAATATGAATTTACAATTAGCTTTTGAAGATGAACCTTTGGATAAAAAATATTTAAAAGAAAAAATTGAAGAATCAAATGCTCAACTAGATTTTATGTCCAAAACTATAGATAATTTTAGAGACTTTTATAAACCAAATAAACAAAAAGAGATTTTTTATATCAGTGTTGCTGTAAAAAAAGCTTTAGAAATAATGGAACCAATTTTTGAAAGTAACAAAATAGAATTTGAATTTAATGTTATAAAAGATAAACAAATTAATGCTTATGAAAATGAATATTCTCAAGTAATTTTAAATATTTTAACAAATGCAAAAGATGTTTTGATTTCAAGACAAATACAAAATCCGAAAATAATTATTTCAATAAACGAAAAAAATGACTCAATAATAACTACTATTTTAGACAATGCAGGTGGAATAGAAAACAAATACATAAATCACATATTTGATCCATATTTCACAACAAAACAAAAAGGAAGTGGAATTGGTCTTTATATGTCAAAAATGATTATAGAATCACATTTTAAAGGAAAAATAAAAGTTTTTAATAAAGATAAAGGTGCTTCTTTTAGTATAGAGGTTTAA
- a CDS encoding efflux RND transporter periplasmic adaptor subunit — protein sequence MIRYFFLLLPILLFANNYIAKIEPKDEFSIYANTNGEITFLDKTKEMSIVNGVIVKIDNVLEKENLNLYQTQLKLLNEKLVILENYYNKYKTITGKSDYEKDEKYMQIIELKNSIKNLELSITNTKDILNKKEITLNNLYLKEFIVNKYDYVNAGTKIATAYDTSKAKLVLYLNKEDYKDIKSKEIYLDGKKSNATIKKLDITPDKTFISAYKAEIEIDSKDFGQSVNVEFK from the coding sequence ATGATACGATATTTTTTTCTACTACTTCCAATTCTTTTATTTGCCAATAACTATATAGCAAAAATCGAACCAAAAGACGAATTTAGTATATATGCAAATACAAATGGAGAAATTACTTTTCTTGATAAAACAAAAGAGATGAGTATAGTAAATGGCGTTATTGTAAAAATTGATAATGTTCTTGAAAAAGAAAATTTAAATCTTTATCAAACTCAACTAAAACTTTTAAATGAAAAACTTGTAATTTTGGAAAATTATTACAATAAATACAAAACAATTACTGGAAAAAGTGATTATGAAAAAGATGAAAAATATATGCAAATTATTGAATTAAAAAATAGTATAAAAAATCTTGAACTTTCAATAACAAACACAAAAGACATCTTAAATAAAAAAGAGATAACTTTAAATAATTTATATCTAAAAGAGTTTATTGTAAATAAATATGATTATGTAAACGCAGGTACAAAAATAGCAACCGCTTATGATACAAGTAAAGCAAAGCTTGTATTGTATTTAAATAAAGAAGATTATAAAGATATAAAATCCAAAGAGATTTATTTAGATGGTAAAAAATCAAATGCTACTATAAAAAAACTAGATATTACACCTGATAAAACTTTTATTTCAGCATATAAAGCTGAAATTGAAATTGACTCAAAAGATTTTGGTCAAAGTGTAAATGTGGAGTTTAAATAA
- the fumC gene encoding class II fumarate hydratase — protein sequence MNFRIEKDTMGEIKVANDKYWQAQTQRSLENFPIGDEKMPKEIIEGFAYLKKACAIVNNKLKRLDDIKTDAICKACDEVIEKKLENNFPLVVWQTGSGTQSNMNINEVVASRATEILGKDFRVEKLIHPNDDVNKGQSSNDTFPTAMRVAFVLDIQKRLIPAINILKTTLEKKSKEFENIVKIGRTHLQDATPLTLGQEISAYVDMLNKALAQIDDSMKYIVELAIGGTAVGTGLNSHPNFSPMVCEALNLLTNTKYPFKSHPNKFHALTAHDGEVVLSGVLTALASNLMKIANDIRWLSSGPRCGIGEINIPENEPGSSIMPGKVNPTQSEAMTMVAVQVMGNNTAVSIAASQGNFELNVFKPVIALNILQSIRLLSDTMLAFNDNCAVGIEANLVNINKYLNDSLMLVTALNPYIGYEKAALIAKTAHKNGTTLKQEAVNLGILSEKEFDLYVKPEDMIKPSL from the coding sequence ATGAATTTTAGAATTGAAAAAGATACAATGGGTGAAATTAAAGTTGCTAATGACAAATATTGGCAAGCTCAAACTCAAAGAAGTTTAGAAAATTTTCCAATTGGTGATGAAAAAATGCCAAAAGAAATAATTGAAGGTTTTGCGTATTTAAAAAAAGCTTGCGCAATAGTAAATAATAAATTAAAAAGATTAGATGATATAAAAACAGATGCAATTTGTAAAGCTTGCGATGAGGTAATTGAAAAAAAATTAGAAAATAATTTTCCTTTGGTTGTTTGGCAAACAGGTTCTGGAACACAATCAAATATGAATATAAATGAAGTTGTAGCTTCAAGGGCAACTGAAATTTTAGGAAAAGATTTTAGAGTAGAAAAATTAATTCATCCAAATGATGATGTAAACAAAGGTCAAAGTTCGAATGATACTTTTCCAACAGCAATGAGAGTTGCTTTTGTACTTGATATTCAAAAAAGATTAATACCTGCGATAAATATTTTAAAAACTACTTTAGAAAAAAAATCAAAAGAGTTTGAAAATATTGTAAAAATAGGAAGAACTCATTTACAAGATGCAACTCCACTAACTTTGGGGCAAGAAATATCAGCTTATGTTGATATGTTAAATAAAGCTTTGGCTCAAATTGATGATTCTATGAAATATATCGTAGAACTTGCAATTGGAGGAACTGCTGTTGGAACAGGGCTTAATTCTCATCCTAATTTTTCACCAATGGTTTGTGAAGCTTTAAATTTATTAACAAATACAAAATATCCTTTTAAATCTCATCCAAATAAATTTCATGCTTTAACAGCGCATGATGGTGAAGTGGTTTTAAGCGGAGTTTTAACAGCACTTGCCTCAAATCTTATGAAAATAGCAAATGATATTAGATGGCTTTCATCAGGCCCTAGATGTGGAATAGGAGAAATTAATATCCCTGAAAATGAACCTGGAAGTTCAATAATGCCTGGAAAAGTAAACCCAACTCAAAGTGAAGCAATGACTATGGTAGCTGTTCAAGTGATGGGAAATAATACAGCAGTTTCAATAGCTGCTAGCCAAGGTAATTTTGAATTAAATGTATTTAAACCTGTAATTGCTTTAAATATTTTACAGTCAATTAGACTTTTAAGTGACACTATGCTTGCATTTAATGATAATTGTGCAGTTGGAATTGAAGCAAATTTGGTAAATATAAATAAATATTTAAATGATTCTTTGATGCTAGTAACGGCACTTAATCCATATATTGGATATGAAAAAGCAGCATTAATAGCAAAAACGGCTCATAAAAATGGAACTACACTTAAACAAGAAGCAGTAAATCTTGGAATTTTAAGTGAAAAAGAGTTTGATTTATATGTAAAACCAGAAGATATGATAAAACCTAGTTTATAA
- a CDS encoding TolC family protein: MKRFLLPIFFVSIVFAKEEISVLLPLKNEIKELKIKSIEEKQKVNQYDWLSDIDLSVSQSKDNENFESKDYSLSLTQEVYNFGGISAKIDYANYLFSQEALKIQMDNQDDLYLLYSNIINLLVNNLTIKQNILNVKNKEIEVSIKKSQYKNGESDISDLNDAIMTKNLLEDTKMELMLEKVKYQNEIKKLTSYDISNINLPDISLISKEEFLDKSSQKQYAQMESKISQTQYQKTKSSYLPSFKINGTAGYNNSDTNDNVDDYYKYGASVSIPLSLTSSNDIQHSKLVFLQNKKEEDLTYIKLEKIYETSFETIKQYEQRINLAQNDIKLYEELLQLNQEEYAAGFKAIEDVDTLKNSKEIRNLDIEKYKLNIKKEILFLYFQMG, encoded by the coding sequence ATGAAAAGATTTTTGTTACCTATTTTTTTTGTTTCTATAGTTTTTGCAAAAGAAGAAATTAGTGTTTTATTACCTTTAAAAAATGAAATAAAAGAACTTAAAATCAAAAGTATTGAAGAAAAACAAAAAGTAAATCAATATGATTGGCTCAGTGATATTGATTTAAGTGTTAGTCAAAGTAAAGATAATGAAAACTTTGAAAGTAAAGATTACTCTTTAAGTTTAACCCAAGAAGTTTATAATTTTGGTGGGATAAGCGCCAAAATTGATTATGCAAATTATCTTTTTAGCCAAGAGGCTCTAAAAATACAAATGGATAATCAAGATGATTTATATTTGTTATATAGCAATATTATAAATTTATTAGTAAATAATCTTACTATTAAACAAAATATTTTAAATGTTAAAAATAAAGAAATTGAAGTTAGTATAAAAAAATCTCAATATAAAAATGGAGAGAGTGATATTAGCGATTTAAATGATGCAATTATGACAAAAAATCTTCTTGAAGATACAAAAATGGAATTAATGCTAGAAAAAGTAAAATACCAAAATGAGATAAAAAAACTAACTTCATATGATATTTCAAATATCAATTTACCAGATATTTCTCTTATTTCTAAAGAAGAATTTTTAGATAAATCTTCACAAAAACAATATGCCCAAATGGAATCAAAAATTAGTCAAACCCAATATCAAAAAACAAAAAGTAGTTATTTACCATCTTTTAAAATAAATGGAACGGCTGGATACAATAATTCAGATACAAATGATAATGTCGATGACTATTATAAATATGGAGCAAGTGTTAGTATTCCCTTGAGTTTAACGTCTTCAAATGATATTCAACACTCAAAATTAGTTTTTTTACAAAATAAAAAAGAAGAAGATTTAACTTATATTAAATTAGAAAAAATCTATGAAACTTCTTTTGAAACAATAAAACAATATGAACAAAGAATTAATTTAGCACAAAATGATATTAAACTTTATGAAGAATTATTACAGTTAAATCAAGAAGAATATGCTGCTGGATTTAAAGCAATCGAAGATGTAGATACTTTGAAAAACTCAAAAGAGATAAGAAATCTTGATATAGAAAAATATAAACTAAATATTAAAAAAGAGATTTTATTTTTATATTTCCAAATGGGTTAA